The proteins below come from a single Candidatus Krumholzibacteriota bacterium genomic window:
- the rplL gene encoding 50S ribosomal protein L7/L12, translated as MPAKKDDEKKKAEEVVEETAEEAAPEVTAEEPKEEKKVESSSKTVKKIVELVEKMTVLELSELVKVLEDHFGVTAAAPMAMMAGMMPGAAAAEVEEKTEFDVILKDFGSQKIQVIKVVRAITGLGLIEAKKAVEEIPSTLKEGISKEEAEEIKKQIEEVGAVIEIK; from the coding sequence ATGCCCGCGAAGAAAGACGATGAAAAGAAAAAAGCAGAAGAGGTAGTAGAGGAAACAGCAGAGGAAGCCGCTCCTGAAGTAACGGCCGAAGAGCCCAAGGAAGAAAAAAAGGTGGAATCCTCATCGAAGACGGTAAAAAAGATAGTCGAGCTTGTAGAGAAGATGACTGTTCTCGAGCTTTCAGAGCTCGTCAAGGTCCTTGAAGATCATTTTGGCGTCACCGCTGCCGCTCCGATGGCGATGATGGCCGGCATGATGCCGGGCGCGGCCGCCGCGGAGGTCGAGGAAAAGACTGAGTTCGACGTCATCCTCAAGGATTTCGGCAGCCAGAAGATCCAGGTCATCAAGGTCGTAAGGGCGATCACCGGTCTCGGACTAATCGAGGCGAAAAAAGCCGTAGAAGAGATCCCGTCGACTCTGAAGGAAGGAATATCGAAAGAAGAAGCCGAAGAGA